A genome region from Labilibaculum antarcticum includes the following:
- a CDS encoding GTP-binding protein: MKFIIVAGTPGAGKTAVLIHTLKILLQQNVKPSVVKIDCLYSDDPKRFAKLGVPVQLGLSMDMCPDHFSIYNTDAILEFARAQNSEFLIMETAGLCHRCAPYTTNSLGVCVIDATSGPNNPMKVGPFLSCADIVVITKGDMISQAEREIFRECILETNQNCSIIEANGLSGQGASELALQIRSTKKRVSENESLRHNAPFAVCTLCAGEKRVGAEHHRGLLRKMNGMQEYVGE; the protein is encoded by the coding sequence ATGAAATTTATTATTGTTGCCGGAACTCCTGGTGCCGGGAAAACCGCGGTACTTATTCATACTCTGAAAATATTATTGCAGCAGAATGTAAAGCCATCGGTGGTAAAGATCGACTGTTTGTATTCTGATGATCCCAAGCGCTTTGCAAAATTGGGTGTTCCGGTTCAGTTGGGCTTATCGATGGACATGTGTCCCGATCATTTCTCAATTTATAATACCGATGCAATTTTGGAGTTTGCCAGAGCGCAAAATTCCGAGTTTTTGATTATGGAGACGGCTGGTTTGTGCCATCGATGTGCGCCTTATACCACTAATAGTTTGGGCGTTTGTGTGATTGATGCTACCAGCGGACCCAATAATCCTATGAAAGTGGGTCCTTTTTTGAGTTGTGCTGATATCGTAGTAATCACAAAAGGCGATATGATATCGCAAGCTGAGCGGGAGATATTTCGGGAATGTATTTTGGAAACCAATCAGAATTGTTCAATTATAGAGGCGAACGGATTAAGCGGACAAGGAGCTTCGGAACTGGCCTTGCAAATTAGAAGTACTAAAAAGCGAGTGTCTGAAAATGAAAGTTTGCGGCACAATGCGCCTTTTGCAGTATGCACGCTTTGTGCGGGCGAAAAAAGAGTTGGTGCTGAACATCATCGTGGTTTGTTGCGAAAAATGAATGGCATGCAGGAGTATGTTGGTGAATAA
- a CDS encoding (Fe-S)-binding protein produces the protein MEKKMIEFLPGFNCGRCGFGSCAEFAEVIQTKSESIDLCPFLTQERFTSNKIEIERLATSRLNGCQKKIVGVIDSYEADIILDPLKGEISCREVLMPMALVELRIGEVIEYRPLGCPIVHYGKVIKIDHLLVTVHLIGPCRRRESETKFTPVGCCMVIAFEGRYHGRNIKVGETVRFLPKHCMMQKVHSGVVVKIEDENILIEGIDLKVWQPPVVHAIK, from the coding sequence ATGGAAAAAAAGATGATAGAGTTTCTTCCTGGGTTCAATTGCGGACGTTGTGGCTTTGGTTCATGTGCTGAGTTTGCCGAAGTGATTCAAACAAAATCGGAAAGTATAGATTTATGTCCCTTTTTAACACAGGAACGATTTACCTCTAATAAAATAGAAATTGAAAGATTAGCAACGAGCCGGCTGAATGGGTGTCAGAAAAAAATAGTAGGAGTAATTGATTCTTACGAAGCTGATATTATTTTGGATCCTCTGAAAGGAGAAATTTCATGCAGAGAAGTGCTGATGCCGATGGCTTTAGTTGAATTACGGATAGGCGAAGTGATTGAGTACCGACCCTTGGGGTGTCCGATTGTGCATTACGGGAAAGTGATTAAGATTGATCATTTGTTGGTTACAGTCCATTTAATTGGGCCGTGCCGAAGGAGAGAAAGCGAGACTAAGTTTACCCCAGTGGGTTGCTGCATGGTAATTGCTTTTGAAGGCCGCTATCATGGGAGAAATATCAAAGTAGGTGAAACGGTGAGGTTTCTGCCGAAACATTGCATGATGCAAAAGGTTCATTCTGGTGTAGTTGTTAAGATTGAAGATGAGAATATCCTGATTGAAGGAATTGACCTAAAAGTATGGCAGCCTCCTGTTGTGCATGCCATTAAATAA
- a CDS encoding inorganic phosphate transporter, whose product MLIPFLIPFVIAIFLSINMGGSGTGPAFSAAYGSNVIKKSLIPGLFGLMVFIGAIVGGEETAKTIGKGLLDPELMNFTIVSAILLAVAISLLISNLFGIPQSTSQSTVMAVTAPAIYFNSLNTDKLLFEILPTWFIMPIVSFALAFFIGKYIYKPIRKRGYTISKKVNDSYLLKGLIVIMSLYVAFSIGTNNVANATGPLSSMACNELMVSPNHYLHVLILATLIVAPSFSIGSSIFGDKILQNTGKEIVLFGRIEAVIIAFISASLLLSASLVKGIPTSLVQLNVGAIIGIGVAKLGFRNIFRKTEVDRFFVMWIIAPLVAFSLSLLFTYLLDIMGLVDL is encoded by the coding sequence CGGGCCAGCCTTTTCGGCCGCCTACGGTTCTAATGTGATTAAAAAGAGTCTAATTCCTGGCTTATTTGGACTGATGGTTTTCATAGGGGCTATTGTTGGTGGTGAAGAAACAGCCAAAACCATAGGGAAAGGTCTTTTGGATCCGGAATTAATGAACTTTACGATTGTCTCCGCCATACTGCTAGCCGTGGCTATTTCCCTACTAATCTCCAATCTCTTTGGCATCCCTCAATCAACCAGTCAGTCGACAGTAATGGCCGTAACTGCACCGGCAATCTATTTCAATTCACTAAATACCGATAAATTGTTATTTGAAATACTCCCAACCTGGTTCATTATGCCGATTGTGTCTTTTGCACTGGCATTTTTCATTGGCAAATACATTTACAAACCCATACGGAAACGTGGCTACACGATCTCCAAAAAAGTGAACGACAGTTATCTGCTAAAAGGTTTAATCGTAATCATGTCCTTATACGTTGCTTTTTCCATAGGAACCAATAATGTTGCAAATGCCACCGGCCCTTTATCATCAATGGCCTGTAACGAGCTAATGGTAAGCCCAAATCACTACTTGCATGTTCTGATATTGGCTACACTAATCGTTGCACCAAGTTTCTCCATTGGCAGCTCGATTTTTGGAGATAAAATTTTACAAAACACAGGGAAAGAAATCGTGCTGTTTGGAAGAATCGAAGCGGTAATCATTGCTTTTATCTCGGCGAGCTTGTTGCTTAGCGCATCCTTAGTAAAAGGAATTCCCACTTCGCTGGTACAGCTTAATGTGGGTGCTATTATTGGAATTGGTGTGGCCAAACTAGGATTCCGCAACATATTTCGAAAAACCGAAGTCGATCGTTTTTTTGTGATGTGGATCATCGCTCCCCTTGTTGCTTTTTCTTTGTCGCTATTGTTTACTTATTTATTGGATATTATGGGACTCGTTGACTTATAA